Proteins encoded in a region of the Clostridium beijerinckii genome:
- a CDS encoding radical SAM protein, whose translation MYDYPLYRPPSESNSLIIQVTLGCSHNKCNFCNMYKSKKFTIKSLEDIKTDVNYFREMYSHVEKIFLADGDALIIPTEKLKEILTLIRNTFSECRRVTLYGTPKSILGKTHQELKELKDLGLYMIYMGVESGSDEVLKDINKGVNSNEIIDAARMVKNADIFLSVTVIAGVGGIEKSDIHAIKTGELISAMAPNYLGVLTLMVEKETDLYNKILRKEFKLLSDKEVLNEIEILIQHINVNESVIFRCNHASNYVSLRGSLPEDKEKLLNQINYYLKTNQIKQEEYRRL comes from the coding sequence ATGTACGATTATCCACTATATAGACCTCCAAGTGAAAGTAATAGTCTTATAATACAAGTAACTTTAGGGTGTTCTCATAATAAATGTAATTTTTGTAATATGTATAAATCTAAGAAATTTACAATAAAATCTTTGGAAGATATTAAAACAGATGTAAATTACTTTAGAGAAATGTATTCGCATGTAGAAAAAATATTTTTGGCAGATGGTGATGCGTTAATCATTCCAACGGAAAAATTAAAAGAAATTTTAACGCTTATAAGAAATACATTTTCTGAATGCAGGAGGGTAACTCTTTATGGGACACCAAAATCAATATTAGGTAAAACTCATCAAGAGTTGAAAGAACTTAAAGACTTAGGCTTATATATGATATATATGGGTGTTGAAAGTGGAAGTGATGAGGTTTTAAAGGATATAAATAAAGGAGTAAACAGTAACGAGATAATTGATGCTGCTAGAATGGTTAAAAATGCTGATATCTTTTTATCAGTAACAGTTATAGCTGGAGTTGGCGGCATTGAAAAGAGCGATATTCATGCAATTAAAACAGGCGAATTAATAAGCGCTATGGCTCCAAATTATTTAGGTGTATTAACTCTTATGGTTGAAAAAGAAACGGATTTGTATAATAAAATATTAAGAAAAGAATTTAAACTTCTAAGTGATAAAGAAGTATTAAATGAGATAGAGATATTAATACAACATATTAATGTCAATGAATCAGTTATATTTAGATGTAATCACGCATCAAATTATGTTTCTCTAAGAGGAAGTTTACCAGAAGATAAAGAAAAATTGCTTAATCAAATTAACTACTATTTAAAAACTAATCAAATAAAACAAGAGGAATATAGAAGATTGTAA